The following nucleotide sequence is from Oreochromis niloticus isolate F11D_XX linkage group LG9, O_niloticus_UMD_NMBU, whole genome shotgun sequence.
GTTTGGCGTCCAGCTCGATTTACTTCCATCACCTTCACTCAACCGATAAGTGAATTAATTTGGTGGGCAATGCAGCACCTCATTTCCATTTTAATACAGATGCCAAACTGGCTCTTGACTTTTCTCTTGCTctccctctgtttttttttaaccaaaaataTGCCCTGTTGCCAAACCCACCTGTTGCATTATAGATTTTTTGGTAGTTTATCCCTCATGTCAATAAATATGCAGTATTATTTGCCTAATTTACAGCAAGGTTTGATGTAGTATAGTCCTAATAACAGTTTTAAAAGACCAAAACTTGCAAATACAAATTTTTGAGCGTTGCTGCACAAACATTTCTTTCGCCAGTGTTTCTGTATGATGTGTATTTCTTATTGTTTCCCTTCCCTCTGCAGGTGTGCTACTGAGTTTTCTCAGAAAGGGCCTGAGCTTtccagtaatgccacagtggaCAACAGCCCCGCAGTAGCAGTAGACACCCCTGCAGATGTTTCTCCAGCACCAGGCCAACCTGGCTCAACCTCAGCCCCACTAGAGCCTCAGAGCTCCACCATCAAATCCGAGGTGATGCCTTCATCCCCGGTGGTCATCCATCATGTCCAGAGCTCCCCGGTCCTCATTCAGCAGTCCCAACAATCTGCGGCTTTGACATCTCAACCTAGTCCCCCGGCCACTCCTAGCCCCACTCATATCTCCAGTCCCAACCTTAGCAAGAGTCAAGACCGTGAGTCTCCCAAAGCGGTTGCCACAGATCCACCAAGTCCCACCCGCTACAAAAAGACTCATGGGAACAGTAATGGAACAGCCAGCCAGGATCTTGTGATAGAAGAGCTTCAGAGCAGTAaggaaaagaacaaaagcaGAGCTGTTTCCATAAAGGTATGTTTACCCACCTTGTAGCTTGAGTGTCCTGAAAATCTCTCATGTATTTaatgtattgtttttgtttagaaaTAATAGTCCCTCATTTAGTTTGCACTTCTGACAACCGTAAACTTTCTCTGACTCTTTGgtatgtttttttgtctgcacCGTCCAGGCGGCAGAGAAAGAGTGGGAAGAGAGGAGGCAGAATATGGGTCATTATGATGGAAAAGAGTTTGAGAAGATCCTACAAGAGGCCCAGGCAAACATGATGAAGGGAATTCCAAGTCTAGAGGTGGAAGAGAACACAGCACTGCCTGCTGCTGGTATTGTAGAAGAAGACATTCACAACCCTGTTGAGCTACCATCAGGTAGAAATCACACACAAATGTAACTTAaacgactttttttttttttttgctttatctACATACCTTAATGTTGTTTCCTATTGCCCTGTATGACAGAAGAGCCCCAGTTAGGCCCTCAATCAGACAAACCAGCAAAGAAGGGGTCTGAAAAACTCCCTAAGCCTCTGGTGGAGAAATCTGCCAAGCCAGCACTGGAGAAACTCTCCAAAACTGCCATCAAGCCAGCAGCCACTGAAAGTTTGACAAAACAGGGGTCTGAAAAGCCGAACAAGTCCCCACCACCGCCTCCGCCAAGGAAAACCTACCCCAGCTCCAGCTCAGGCATGACCACTACACGCTCTGGTGAGGTCGTCTACACCAACAGGAAGGAGTCTGTCTCGACTCAGGTTGGTGCTTTGAAAGGTTGGAGAGAGTAAAGAAAGCCATTCTTGTGTCTGTGCGCTAAGCGTAGAGCCAAGTGGGATTTAGTCAAGCCACTGCATTAAAACTGGAAGAAAAGGGGAAAGAGCTATTTAGGCTTTCTCCAAAGTGTAAAGGTTGCCAATTTCAGGAGAGATACTGTTTAACTTTGCCTTTAACTCCGTCTTTACGCTCAGCCGACATGAATGCAGTatccattttcatttccacaaactttgctgctttttaaaaataaaagaataatttCCCTCACATTATTTCTCACAGGAGGGCGAAGAGGAGGCtccacctccctctccccaacCCAAGCCCACCAAGGTTGCACCGGAGACCAAGCCGAAGCCAGCCACTCCTCCCCTGGTTACgagagaagaggaagatgaaggGGACAAGATCATGGCAGAGCTCCAGGTTAGATCCATATACAACACGCACACTCACACGCTCCTTTCAAACATGTGCAAATACAATCAATTTAACCGACATATGGAAATTAGGATGCTGGATTTGATTGATTTCTGCATTATGGGAGTGGGTTGCTTATCATTTCTTCCTGTGGTGGGTGACTTCCTTGGAAGTGGCAAAGGATGGGTGCTGACAGCTGCCGAAGAAATAACTTTCATTGAACTTTACTGCACTTTTTTCAAATTGTGGAGTTTTACAGCTGTGCAGTTGTGAAGCTACTCCTCAAAACCCTTGTCCCGTTGTTCCCCTCACCTTTCTCCACTCTTCAGGTTTTCCAGAAGTGCACAGTTAAGGATGTAGGGGTGAAAAATTTGGTAGAGCCCACCGCTCGAATTGAACCACAAATCAGAGAGCTAAGACCGGGGGCTTTATTACCCCTCAAAGAGAAAAAGGTAAAATATATGTCCCGGTGCAGCTGCCCAGCTAACTGCCTGCCTTTGCCAACTGTATGAAACAATCAATGGCTGTGTCTTAACACTCCTCTGCTCTTGCTTTTGCTCGAGAGAAACCTGTAGCAGCTGCCTCCACAAAGCTTCCTTTCCTTGCTGCCTGAGTTTTCCTCCCTCTTTTGATCCTGCTGGATATCAgagctttaatatttttttttcaggattAAGTCTGCATAAAATTGAGCTTCTGAAAAGATGCTGTGTCTTCTGTATGCCTGGTCTAGACTATGATGTGTTTCAGAACTCTCGCTTGTCTTTTCATCCAAATCAATAAAAACCTCAGCACTGTACCTTACAGGCTATTAAATCGTCTCGTGTCTTTCTTTAATGACATTTGACAATTGCTTGATATGCCCTAGATTTTTGACAATTGAAAGAACATCAGTAAAATGCACTCTGTAGACACAATCTATTTTTGCAGACTTGGTTCACTAAAGGTCAGCCTGACCACTTTGCATGCTCCTTCTCCTCTCCTATACTTTTCTGAGGAATGACTTTTCCGTTTCTCTTTGCACAACTTCACCTCAGTTCGCTTTTCCCAGCTTTACACCTCCCTAACCAATCATTTGATACACACTTTGAGTATTACTTTTTTAGTCGAAATGGTAAAGCAAATAGGACTAGGTGTGTGAAGTGCATCAACTTTTACTAGTTTTAAAAAGATGAACTGGAAGTATCCGCTCTCTGAGAGAAACAAATAAGAAGTGTGCTATTTGGTTAAGCTTATAATCACAGTAAATAGTACATTAAAGTTGACTGTTTTGCTGAAATTGcaaaaatttaaattatttcactggaaaaaaaaagagaaacaagttTGGAACATAGACTGTATTTAAAGATGTACATAGGGACTGTGATGTCCCCCATTAGATTATGGGGTCCTTTTAAGCCGCCATTTGAGcactttgtattgtttttttatttgttgtttgtttgtttgcttgcttgttttttcgtttttgttttttattagaaACCACAATAAGTGATGGGTGATTTTTAATCAATCTGacacccaaaacaaacaaaaaaatgagcaaCTTATCAATTACAGGTTAACCATACCCTAAAACATATaacaatttacaaaataaactgcATGCACCATAAAAGAAGACTCAAGAGTTCCAAATGAGACTAAGCTCATCATTAAAGTGTTTAATGAGGTCATAAATTAActaagaaataagataaatatgTCATAGACTTTTATTGAACAGTCACAGTTTAGCAGTCTCCCCCTGTTggtcattagaaagaatgcaagTTTAAGGCACTTCCACATTTTCCACTTTTTAGATGCTGAGTCTACAGCTGTCTTTTAAATATAGTATAATGATGTAAAACTCGAtatgtgaaataaaaaacaaagaaaaaatattcaattcagttttatatttatattatgttatttatatatttagacATCTACCAACATGAAGTTTATTCTATTTTGGCTTTTCAAAAGTCTGTACCATGTGCGTTTTTATGTAGGATTTAATAGTGTAACAGTATATAACAGCAGTTGTTAAAGGTAATTGACCAATCTTGTAGTTTTGACGCCGCAGATGTTTCTGCAACCAAATGTGATTTCACAGTTAATCCAGCACAGCCTGGCACGCCAGTTACACTGTAATATTATTCCCCCACACACTGTCCTAGCAGAGCTCAGAGCCCAGTCGAGAGGATAAAGATCCAGACACAGATGAAAATGGGAATACAACTGTTCGACAGAGCCAAGGGGTATGTATGACTTTTAACTGCACATACTATAATCACATATATTTAACTTATACTCTGGCGTTAGAAAGCTATGAAACATtgacacatttttaaatttcacGCTCACAGGTCATATATTATGTGACGGGCCAGATTCCCAAAGATCATCCACCCCCATCGCGACTGGAAGACACCAACGACCATCACAGAGAGCCCCCACAGTCTCCGACACAGGTGTCAAATGTCaatgttaatgacatttctccaagccagcagcagcaacaacagcagcagccaccACTGTCTCCAACACCCAAATCACCCCCACCTATATCACCTAAACCTGTGGGACTTAATGCATTTAAACTGCCAAAGAAGCATGTTAAACGCTCTGAATCCCTGAAGACCAGTGCAGAAATGCAGAAGGGAAAAATCCTTAAAGTTCATACTGAAAAGAAAAGTAAGATCATCCAGGAGCCTGTTTCGTCTAGTAAGAATATAGTAACTGACCACAAAAACGACCACAAAAAACGGTATGGTGCTCCATCCAAAAAGACTTCTGATGAGGACAGCAGTCCACCTAAAAACACTATTGATGATCTTGATGGGGGTGCTAGTCTCAGTCCTGACTTGCCTGGAGAAGAGGCACCTCCACCCCCAGACAACATTGCATTTATGATCACCAACACCAAGGTTCAGCCCCTGTCTTGTGGAGAGTACCAAGAACTGGTCAATGCCAAAAAAGGAAGTGTGCAGACTGTTACTGTAGGCAATGCAGCAAATCGAGGAAACACCACAGTTGATCCTTCAGTGCCGCAGGATAACGGCTTCAACAAGAAGCCTGTCATCATCATCTTTGATGAGCCGATGGATATCCGTTCAGCTTACAAGCGCCTTTCTACCATCTTTGAATGCGAGGAGGAACTGGAGAGGATGCTTGCAGAAGAGCGTATTGAGGAGGAGAGTGAGGAATCCGACACAGAGAGAAGTAGTGGGCTGCCGGTAGTTGCAGAAGGGGCTGAGATGGTTGCTGGCAAAAAGATCAGCAGCTCACAGGGAGCTACAGATCATGCCAGCCTATCATCCTCATCCTCTTCTTCGATATCTGAACTAACAGACAACGGAGTAAACTTAGATTCAAATGGAGACTCCAAGGATGGGAAGAAGAAATTCAAGTTCAAGTTCCCTAAGAAACAGCTGGCAGCACTGACTCAGGCCATTCGCACAGGCACCAAGTCAGGCAAGAAGACGCTACAGGTGGTTGTGtatgaagatgaagaagaatcCGATGGTACAATCAGGCAGCACAAAGAAGCGAAGAGATATGAGATTACGCGCTCAAAATCCTTTGCAGATACTCCCAGGGGAACAGACACTGCCCCGCTGAAAAAGCAGAACTCCGAAGTTCTCGGCAGGACGGATGAGATTCGGAAGAACACCTACAAGACACTAGACAGCCTGGAGCAGACCATCAAGCAGCTAGAGACCACTATTAGTGAGATGGGACCACGCTCCCCTGATGAGTCGGTTAACACTGAGGAAGCAAATACAGGGAATGGGAAAAGCTCAGTCGGAGTAGGGCTGAAGAGGTCGTCCTCTCTGCCTACCTCCAAAGGGTCTGGCCCTAAGGTACCTAGcaaaaattcactgcagaagAAGCCTAAACCTCAGGTCCTTCCACGCCCTGTAATCAACCCttctaccaccaccaccaacactGTCCCCAGTGTCCCCAGCACCGCACAACAGGTCTCTCTTTAGCTCTTGTTGTTCCCGGAGGCTTTGGGTTTCTTCTCTTTCAGTTTTCTAACTTACCTCCACTCCTACCTTAACCACTGAAATTACAAAATCATTAATCCCCTCCCCCCCACAGGTGCTTGGAAATGGAAATGACTCCCCTCTTCAGTACAAAATCATGGTGACATGATTGGGTGTGGCATTTTGTTTGGTTCCTGGCTACCATCTTTCTTCTTCAGTTTATTGCTAAAACTCAGAGGTTTTCAGCAAGTGGCACACTCATCATCAGAGACACTGTCATGATGATCAAGCTCTAATTATCCTTGTTCTTGATTGCATGTCCTGTGTATAATGGCTTTATGGTCCCACTGGGTGCATGATCTTTCACTGGCGTTGATTGTTGACGTATTGAATGAAcgggtttttgggtttttttgaaaACCTGTTAGTGCCTTGACTTTTCATACTTCCtatttggtgtgtttttttctatctttttttttatttcttgttttgtttttcatttggatCCCCCTGCAGAATACCAGTGTCGCTTCCCCTACTAGTCGGATGCCCGTCCCTTTGTCTGCGAAGTCCAGGCAGTCACCGGGTACAACTGACAAAGcaggaaaacagcaaaaactgcAGGACGCTCAGAGGCAGTTCCGACAGGTAGTTTTACTGTAGGGTCTTAACAGAGACTACAGGGAACAAATATAGGGAATCGAAAGCATGTGGCATAtgagggagggtgggggtgggaaGACTTCCAAAGCTGTGAGGTTTCAAgtgttgtgaaaaaaaataaagtcacgATAGTGGCGACTGTGGATCTGTTCACGTTTCTCTCGAGTCTGCTCTGACACGAAGGCATGTTTGACTCTTGACTGTTATCCCCATAACATCACTGTACTGTATGCTTCTGCATGTCCACACTGCTCATGGTTTTCACTGTGTTggtggctaaaaaaaaaaaaaaaggaaaaaaggcgGAGACAAACGGAATCCTATCCTGTCATCATCTGAGTTGTCATCACATCTCCAATTCCCATCACAGCTGAGTTCCTAAACAGTGTTGCCAAGCCCTAAGATGCTTATGGCTATGTTCGATATAAACTTAcctgactttttaaaaacattttttggctATGCTCCTCCCTTCTCACAATGCACCTCTGCTCAAACCCAACATCACTGCACAGCTTACTTAACCCCAAGGTGATACATTCTCTTACCGTCAAGACTTCGGCATAACCCACCCACCTTGCATCGTCACTTTCACTGGAACACTGGCCCACATTTCCCCTATCTGCTATCACTCTTTAAACACCTAACCCTATTACCTAATTCTCTCCGGACCTCTTACGCGTATCTATTCTCTGAAATTTCTCCAACAGCTCCTCCCAAGGCCTAACAATCCCTCTAACAAACAGCCACTCTGTAGAGAGACCCATCCTGTCTGCCATTGCACTGTCTAACCTTTGCCTTGTTCTGTTTCTTGGTAA
It contains:
- the kiaa1217 gene encoding sickle tail protein homolog isoform X10 encodes the protein MQPSDMDKKREAFLEHLKQKYPHHASAIMGHQERLREQSRSPKHGASTQHSIGDQVDHLSLASLESLDTMSEAEAPTTFTRGSRVRASLPVVRSANQTKDRSLGVLYLQYGDETKQIRMPNEITSIDTIRALFVSAFPQQLNMKMLESPSVAVYVKDDMRNVYYELADVRNITDHSCLKVYHKDPAQAFNHGPRPANGDVRMHSEMALAGRDGQPPLRHPPMVPPSHHPMQAALPPTPHSMPPSPSRIPFGPRQGSLPGSATIPRDRISSANPPARSNSPCPSAILERRDVKPDEDMAGKSHTLSRGNEGLYADPYLLQEGRMGIAAAHGPHPSPGLDGPEHAMGGFHRASIRSTSSYGGPSPTDTIDHPSLYRQKSRNSQLPTLGSKTPPPSPHRMTEVRMIDIHGGPPHGMPSHSVTMERSSPVRQSFRKEEVTGAKPRNSMGSPVVPDLQGPIPAASDHQTRERMKAMEQQIASLTGLVQHALLKGPNTSGTKEPLSERPPKTSSPAHSAHSSGGSPVLSPKNSASPSDKGSVPLKVNLLQFRKNVSDLRMQLHQMRQLQLQNQEALRVQLKRAEQEISIKLAEAMRRIEDPVQRQRAVVEEDRHKYLGLEERVLTQLSELEQYVGSLQSDSATTHRAVTLKDVEEGAVTLRKVGESLAGLKGEFPALQARMRAVLRVEVEAVKFLKEEPHKLDSMLKRVKSLTDTLSSLRRCATEFSQKGPELSSNATVDNSPAVAVDTPADVSPAPGQPGSTSAPLEPQSSTIKSEVMPSSPVVIHHVQSSPVLIQQSQQSAALTSQPSPPATPSPTHISSPNLSKSQDRESPKAVATDPPSPTRYKKTHGNSNGTASQDLVIEELQSSKEKNKSRAVSIKAAEKEWEERRQNMGHYDGKEFEKILQEAQANMMKGIPSLEVEENTALPAAGIVEEDIHNPVELPSEEPQLGPQSDKPAKKGSEKLPKPLVEKSAKPALEKLSKTAIKPAATESLTKQGSEKPNKSPPPPPPRKTYPSSSSGMTTTRSGEVVYTNRKESVSTQEGEEEAPPPSPQPKPTKVAPETKPKPATPPLVTREEEDEGDKIMAELQVFQKCTVKDVGVKNLVEPTARIEPQIRELRPGALLPLKEKKQSSEPSREDKDPDTDENGNTTVRQSQGVIYYVTGQIPKDHPPPSRLEDTNDHHREPPQSPTQVSNVNVNDISPSQQQQQQQQPPLSPTPKSPPPISPKPVGLNAFKLPKKHVKRSESLKTSAEMQKGKILKVHTEKKSKIIQEPVSSSKNIVTDHKNDHKKRYGAPSKKTSDEDSSPPKNTIDDLDGGASLSPDLPGEEAPPPPDNIAFMITNTKVQPLSCGEYQELVNAKKGSVQTVTVGNAANRGNTTVDPSVPQDNGFNKKPVIIIFDEPMDIRSAYKRLSTIFECEEELERMLAEERIEEESEESDTERSSGLPVVAEGAEMVAGKKISSSQGATDHASLSSSSSSSISELTDNGVNLDSNGDSKDGKKKFKFKFPKKQLAALTQAIRTGTKSGKKTLQVVVYEDEEESDGTIRQHKEAKRYEITRSKSFADTPRGTDTAPLKKQNSEVLGRTDEIRKNTYKTLDSLEQTIKQLETTISEMGPRSPDESVNTEEANTGNGKSSVGVGLKRSSSLPTSKGSGPKVPSKNSLQKKPKPQVLPRPVINPSTTTTNTVPSVPSTAQQNTSVASPTSRMPVPLSAKSRQSPGTTDKAGKQQKLQDAQRQFRQANGSAKRVGGDHKTTSPTIPISKIPAFYPSSTKGSSQSAQNSDATNPINPSSSSSSVTKSSILSSHPPRSSSLPSTHIPSLSNGSLKLPTPSQHTGKALSFSSQNGRVHSSSSSSFSSSSSSSSSPSPLSPTPLGPGGKSIRTIHTPSFTSYRSHNGSSGKSSIPTATAAKDTT
- the kiaa1217 gene encoding sickle tail protein homolog isoform X9, producing MEEEIADEDRDCSLEEEQTKSNLKVTSPEDAEHISRRQASPNGTAPSRGDAKGSRTIPRRHTLGGARSTREILAMQPSDMDKKREAFLEHLKQKYPHHASAIMGHQERLREQSRSPKHGASTQHSIGDQVDHLSLASLESLDTMSEAEAPTTFTRGSRVRASLPVVRSANQTKDRSLGVLYLQYGDETKQIRMPNEITSIDTIRALFVSAFPQQLNMKMLESPSVAVYVKDDMRNVYYELADVRNITDHSCLKVYHKDPAQAFNHGPRPANGDVRMHSEMALAGRDGQPPLRHPPMVPPSHHPMQAALPPTPHSMPPSPSRIPFGPRQGSLPGSATIPRDRISSANPPARSNSPCPSAILERRDVKPDEDMAGKSHTLSRGNEGLYADPYLLQEGRMGIAAAHGPHPSPGLDGPEHAMGGFHRASIRSTSSYGGPSPTDTIDHPSLYRQKSRNSQLPTLGSKTPPPSPHRMTEVRMIDIHGGPPHGMPSHSVTMERSSPVRQSFRKEEVTGAKPRNSMGSPVVPDLQGPIPAASDHQTRERMKAMEQQIASLTGLVQHALLKGPNTSGTKEPLSERPPKTSSPAHSAHSSGGSPVLSPKNSASPSDKGSVPLKVNLLQFRKNVSDLRMQLHQMRQLQLQNQEALRVQLKRAEQEISIKLAEAMRRIEDPVQRQRAVVEEDRHKYLGLEERVLTQLSELEQYVGSLQSDSATTHRAVTLKDVEEGAVTLRKVGESLAGLKGEFPALQARMRAVLRVEVEAVKFLKEEPHKLDSMLKRVKSLTDTLSSLRRCATEFSQKGPELSSNATVDNSPAVAVDTPADVSPAPGQPGSTSAPLEPQSSTIKSEVMPSSPVVIHHVQSSPVLIQQSQQSAALTSQPSPPATPSPTHISSPNLSKSQDRESPKAVATDPPSPTRYKKTHGNSNGTASQDLVIEELQSSKEKNKSRAVSIKAAEKEWEERRQNMGHYDGKEFEKILQEAQANMMKGIPSLEVEENTALPAAGIVEEDIHNPVELPSEEPQLGPQSDKPAKKGSEKLPKPLVEKSAKPALEKLSKTAIKPAATESLTKQGSEKPNKSPPPPPPRKTYPSSSSGMTTTRSGEVVYTNRKESVSTQEGEEEAPPPSPQPKPTKVAPETKPKPATPPLVTREEEDEGDKIMAELQVFQKCTVKDVGVKNLVEPTARIEPQIRELRPGALLPLKEKKQSSEPSREDKDPDTDENGNTTVRQSQGVIYYVTGQIPKDHPPPSRLEDTNDHHREPPQSPTQVSNVNVNDISPSQQQQQQQQPPLSPTPKSPPPISPKPVGLNAFKLPKKHVKRSESLKTSAEMQKGKILKVHTEKKSKIIQEPVSSSKNIVTDHKNDHKKRYGAPSKKTSDEDSSPPKNTIDDLDGGASLSPDLPGEEAPPPPDNIAFMITNTKVQPLSCGEYQELVNAKKGSVQTVTVGNAANRGNTTVDPSVPQDNGFNKKPVIIIFDEPMDIRSAYKRLSTIFECEEELERMLAEERIEEESEESDTERSSGLPVVAEGAEMVAGKKISSSQGATDHASLSSSSSSSISELTDNGVNLDSNGDSKDGKKKFKFKFPKKQLAALTQAIRTGTKSGKKTLQVVVYEDEEESDGTIRQHKEAKRYEITRSKSFADTPRGTDTAPLKKQNSEVLGRTDEIRKNTYKTLDSLEQTIKQLETTISEMGPRSPDESVNTEEANTGNGKSSVGVGLKRSSSLPTSKGSGPKVPSKNSLQKKPKPQVLPRPVINPSTTTTNTVPSVPSTAQQNTSVASPTSRMPVPLSAKSRQSPGTTDKAGKQQKLQDAQRQFRQANGSAKRVGGDHKTTSPTIPISKIPAFYPSSTKGSSQSAQNSDATNPINPSSSSSSVTKSSILSSHPPRSSSLPSTHIPSLSNGSLKLPTPSQHTGKALSFSSQNGRVHSSSSSSFSSSSSSSSSPSPLSPTPLGPGGKSIRTIHTPSFTSYRSHNGSSGKSSIPTATAAKDTT
- the kiaa1217 gene encoding sickle tail protein homolog isoform X12, whose amino-acid sequence is MSEAEAPTTFTRGSRVRASLPVVRSANQTKDRSLGVLYLQYGDETKQIRMPNEITSIDTIRALFVSAFPQQLNMKMLESPSVAVYVKDDMRNVYYELADVRNITDHSCLKVYHKDPAQAFNHGPRPANGDVRMHSEMALAGRDGQPPLRHPPMVPPSHHPMQAALPPTPHSMPPSPSRIPFGPRQGSLPGSATIPRDRISSANPPARSNSPCPSAILERRDVKPDEDMAGKSHTLSRGNEGLYADPYLLQEGRMGIAAAHGPHPSPGLDGPEHAMGGFHRASIRSTSSYGGPSPTDTIDHPSLYRQKSRNSQLPTLGSKTPPPSPHRMTEVRMIDIHGGPPHGMPSHSVTMERSSPVRQSFRKEEVTGAKPRNSMGSPVVPDLQGPIPAASDHQTRERMKAMEQQIASLTGLVQHALLKGPNTSGTKEPLSERPPKTSSPAHSAHSSGGSPVLSPKNSASPSDKGSVPLKVNLLQFRKNVSDLRMQLHQMRQLQLQNQEALRVQLKRAEQEISIKLAEAMRRIEDPVQRQRAVVEEDRHKYLGLEERVLTQLSELEQYVGSLQSDSATTHRAVTLKDVEEGAVTLRKVGESLAGLKGEFPALQARMRAVLRVEVEAVKFLKEEPHKLDSMLKRVKSLTDTLSSLRRCATEFSQKGPELSSNATVDNSPAVAVDTPADVSPAPGQPGSTSAPLEPQSSTIKSEVMPSSPVVIHHVQSSPVLIQQSQQSAALTSQPSPPATPSPTHISSPNLSKSQDRESPKAVATDPPSPTRYKKTHGNSNGTASQDLVIEELQSSKEKNKSRAVSIKAAEKEWEERRQNMGHYDGKEFEKILQEAQANMMKGIPSLEVEENTALPAAGIVEEDIHNPVELPSEEPQLGPQSDKPAKKGSEKLPKPLVEKSAKPALEKLSKTAIKPAATESLTKQGSEKPNKSPPPPPPRKTYPSSSSGMTTTRSGEVVYTNRKESVSTQEGEEEAPPPSPQPKPTKVAPETKPKPATPPLVTREEEDEGDKIMAELQVFQKCTVKDVGVKNLVEPTARIEPQIRELRPGALLPLKEKKQSSEPSREDKDPDTDENGNTTVRQSQGVIYYVTGQIPKDHPPPSRLEDTNDHHREPPQSPTQVSNVNVNDISPSQQQQQQQQPPLSPTPKSPPPISPKPVGLNAFKLPKKHVKRSESLKTSAEMQKGKILKVHTEKKSKIIQEPVSSSKNIVTDHKNDHKKRYGAPSKKTSDEDSSPPKNTIDDLDGGASLSPDLPGEEAPPPPDNIAFMITNTKVQPLSCGEYQELVNAKKGSVQTVTVGNAANRGNTTVDPSVPQDNGFNKKPVIIIFDEPMDIRSAYKRLSTIFECEEELERMLAEERIEEESEESDTERSSGLPVVAEGAEMVAGKKISSSQGATDHASLSSSSSSSISELTDNGVNLDSNGDSKDGKKKFKFKFPKKQLAALTQAIRTGTKSGKKTLQVVVYEDEEESDGTIRQHKEAKRYEITRSKSFADTPRGTDTAPLKKQNSEVLGRTDEIRKNTYKTLDSLEQTIKQLETTISEMGPRSPDESVNTEEANTGNGKSSVGVGLKRSSSLPTSKGSGPKVPSKNSLQKKPKPQVLPRPVINPSTTTTNTVPSVPSTAQQNTSVASPTSRMPVPLSAKSRQSPGTTDKAGKQQKLQDAQRQFRQANGSAKRVGGDHKTTSPTIPISKIPAFYPSSTKGSSQSAQNSDATNPINPSSSSSSVTKSSILSSHPPRSSSLPSTHIPSLSNGSLKLPTPSQHTGKALSFSSQNGRVHSSSSSSFSSSSSSSSSPSPLSPTPLGPGGKSIRTIHTPSFTSYRSHNGSSGKSSIPTATAAKDTT
- the kiaa1217 gene encoding sickle tail protein homolog isoform X11: MSRSPKHGASTQHSIGDQVDHLSLASLESLDTMSEAEAPTTFTRGSRVRASLPVVRSANQTKDRSLGVLYLQYGDETKQIRMPNEITSIDTIRALFVSAFPQQLNMKMLESPSVAVYVKDDMRNVYYELADVRNITDHSCLKVYHKDPAQAFNHGPRPANGDVRMHSEMALAGRDGQPPLRHPPMVPPSHHPMQAALPPTPHSMPPSPSRIPFGPRQGSLPGSATIPRDRISSANPPARSNSPCPSAILERRDVKPDEDMAGKSHTLSRGNEGLYADPYLLQEGRMGIAAAHGPHPSPGLDGPEHAMGGFHRASIRSTSSYGGPSPTDTIDHPSLYRQKSRNSQLPTLGSKTPPPSPHRMTEVRMIDIHGGPPHGMPSHSVTMERSSPVRQSFRKEEVTGAKPRNSMGSPVVPDLQGPIPAASDHQTRERMKAMEQQIASLTGLVQHALLKGPNTSGTKEPLSERPPKTSSPAHSAHSSGGSPVLSPKNSASPSDKGSVPLKVNLLQFRKNVSDLRMQLHQMRQLQLQNQEALRVQLKRAEQEISIKLAEAMRRIEDPVQRQRAVVEEDRHKYLGLEERVLTQLSELEQYVGSLQSDSATTHRAVTLKDVEEGAVTLRKVGESLAGLKGEFPALQARMRAVLRVEVEAVKFLKEEPHKLDSMLKRVKSLTDTLSSLRRCATEFSQKGPELSSNATVDNSPAVAVDTPADVSPAPGQPGSTSAPLEPQSSTIKSEVMPSSPVVIHHVQSSPVLIQQSQQSAALTSQPSPPATPSPTHISSPNLSKSQDRESPKAVATDPPSPTRYKKTHGNSNGTASQDLVIEELQSSKEKNKSRAVSIKAAEKEWEERRQNMGHYDGKEFEKILQEAQANMMKGIPSLEVEENTALPAAGIVEEDIHNPVELPSEEPQLGPQSDKPAKKGSEKLPKPLVEKSAKPALEKLSKTAIKPAATESLTKQGSEKPNKSPPPPPPRKTYPSSSSGMTTTRSGEVVYTNRKESVSTQEGEEEAPPPSPQPKPTKVAPETKPKPATPPLVTREEEDEGDKIMAELQVFQKCTVKDVGVKNLVEPTARIEPQIRELRPGALLPLKEKKQSSEPSREDKDPDTDENGNTTVRQSQGVIYYVTGQIPKDHPPPSRLEDTNDHHREPPQSPTQVSNVNVNDISPSQQQQQQQQPPLSPTPKSPPPISPKPVGLNAFKLPKKHVKRSESLKTSAEMQKGKILKVHTEKKSKIIQEPVSSSKNIVTDHKNDHKKRYGAPSKKTSDEDSSPPKNTIDDLDGGASLSPDLPGEEAPPPPDNIAFMITNTKVQPLSCGEYQELVNAKKGSVQTVTVGNAANRGNTTVDPSVPQDNGFNKKPVIIIFDEPMDIRSAYKRLSTIFECEEELERMLAEERIEEESEESDTERSSGLPVVAEGAEMVAGKKISSSQGATDHASLSSSSSSSISELTDNGVNLDSNGDSKDGKKKFKFKFPKKQLAALTQAIRTGTKSGKKTLQVVVYEDEEESDGTIRQHKEAKRYEITRSKSFADTPRGTDTAPLKKQNSEVLGRTDEIRKNTYKTLDSLEQTIKQLETTISEMGPRSPDESVNTEEANTGNGKSSVGVGLKRSSSLPTSKGSGPKVPSKNSLQKKPKPQVLPRPVINPSTTTTNTVPSVPSTAQQNTSVASPTSRMPVPLSAKSRQSPGTTDKAGKQQKLQDAQRQFRQANGSAKRVGGDHKTTSPTIPISKIPAFYPSSTKGSSQSAQNSDATNPINPSSSSSSVTKSSILSSHPPRSSSLPSTHIPSLSNGSLKLPTPSQHTGKALSFSSQNGRVHSSSSSSFSSSSSSSSSPSPLSPTPLGPGGKSIRTIHTPSFTSYRSHNGSSGKSSIPTATAAKDTT